In Lacerta agilis isolate rLacAgi1 chromosome 8, rLacAgi1.pri, whole genome shotgun sequence, one genomic interval encodes:
- the NUDT7 gene encoding peroxisomal coenzyme A diphosphatase NUDT7 has translation MTDDFGLGLCKMAADDDKRGRISVKDKAILNLKKFDVGDRFSHITLPKASVLIPLMVKDGKLWVLFTVRSMKLRRSPGEVCFPGGRSDPTDRDEIATALREAKEEVGLHPEQAEVICRLLPLIDKTSSLVTPVVAFIEDTFQAHLNPEEVSDVFSVPLEYFIRPLKYTGIPKKMGNVAYLLHSFVYDDPERNTSFRIWGLTAHFVVFLALAIFREKPTFEVLYDLDHWNSSVENHFIELFNIAKSKL, from the exons GATAAGTGTGAAAGATAAAGCTATACTGAACTTAAAGAAGTTTGATGTTGGAGACAGATTTTCCCATATAACACTTCCCAAAGCCTCTGTTCTTATTCCACtgatggttaaagatggaaagcTGTGGGTTCTTTTCACTGTCAGATCAATGAAG CTGAGAAGATCCCCAGGAGAAGTGTGTTTTCCAGGAGGTAGAAGTGACCCAACAGACAGAGATGAAATAGCAACAGCTCTCCGCGAAGCCAAGGAAGAAGTGGGGCTCCATCCTGAACAGGCTGAAGTCATCTGTAGGCTTCTACCTCTAATAGATAAA actTCTTCTTTAGTAACTCCAGTTGTCGCCTTCATAGAGGATACATTCCAAGCCCATCTTAATCCGGAAGAAGTCAGTGATGTGTTTTCAGTACCGTTGGAGTATTTTATTAGGCCTTTAAAGTACACAGGCATTCCCAAAAAGATGGGCAATGtcgcttatttattgcattctttTGTATATGATGACCCGGAGCGCAATACTTCATTTCGAATATGGGGACTCACAGCACACTTTGTTGTATTCCTTGCTCTTGCAATTTTTAGAGAAAAGCCAACATTTGAAGTTCTGTATGATCTTGATCACTGGAATTCTTCAGTTGAGAACCATTTCATAGAGTTATTCAATATAGCGAAAAGCAAACTTTGA